The Drosophila simulans strain w501 chromosome 3R, Prin_Dsim_3.1, whole genome shotgun sequence genome contains the following window.
TGTATTGCACTAGCTTAAGCATTTTCCCGAAGTATTAGCCACAATGCGCTTATGCTAATGGCGAATTTATCCTACGCAGCGCGACATCCGCGCGTGTCTTACCTAACCTCGTCCAAAATTAGAGTGACCCTAGATGGAGGGGATAAATCAGTCGTAATATTGGTGTGACCGCAGCGGGTGCGCAAGAAAACGTCTATTAGAGTGACCACCTCGTTGCGAGTCTATCGATAGTCAGCTGAATGCGGTGCCCGCtaagtttttaatattcaagATTCTGCTGAAACGAACTTAAAATGTATCTCGTCATCGGTCCGTACTCCTAATcttgaaaatgattaaatttccCAGCCTACCAAAAAGTAATTCGTGCGGAGATTAGTAAATATTCCTTAAAATATTGTGGATAAAACAATTTTCGGTGTTCAGCATTTAGCAAAGACTCACCCCATTTGTCgttttttgaatgttttgTATTAAACATAAAAGCGCAAATATCGCATTTTGCTTACTAATTGTTTTAAGAATTGATttctattattaattatttaaatataatgttGAATCAATACtctgaaagaaaatataaaacctatttaaaaaaatatctaaaatcagcataaaataaaatattgtttatacaacaaattttccatttctatcattaatttttaagtttcaTAGAACTACAAGTGCACATTATGGGGTTAACCATTTCAAGTATATAAAAAGTAATACTGACTAAATAAATCTGATATTtgaaacataattttaatgttaacATCTAAAAAATTAGTAAGAAAAAAATCGATAAATTCACTCGAGTTTTTTCGAACAGACagttcataaataaaagtcGTTTCAATTGATATGACTGAAAATAGCTAAAGATAGATATTCtgctggaaaataaattggGATCAATGGTGATCAAGTAgccacatatatgtacatattaacACCACTCTGCacttatttttcaaaatggcaaaaatttgaaattcacgGCGTTTACAAATTTACCAATTACATTACTGTACTTTATTCAATTATCTTACTAcgatttttatagatttttgtttatattttatttatatttattgatttaatgaTTTGACATTTTGTAAGAATTTAAAAGGTCGCTATGACTCACGCCGAAACGTCCATGTctaattatttcttttatgTAATTCAAACTAATAAGTATCTTTATAGTCGGAAATACCCTGAAACGCATCTTGCTTCGGTTTTGTTTTacgttttcccatttcctcTGCATTTCGATTGGTTTTTGCtcaatttgttaaaataaaatatgaaaaaccgGTAAGTAAAGTGTTtcttattaataaatttataaaaaagcATAGCATTGCATTCCAAACGACATGATTTTGCGATAAGTCTATAAAATATGTGtacgttttatatttacaaaataagtaaagataaaaatattcaaaaatattcaatatcaTTTTTGTACGAAGCAGGTTGCAAAGATGACGGCTTTGCCAaagttaattttaaaggattgAAGATCGCCGGTGCTCTCAGTTTGCGGCACAGGCCCTAATTTTATgcccatatttgtatttacttatttttttaagctcCTTCACGGTGTGAAAGATGCATAAGTGTAATCACCAAGTGACCGCATTAGTGAAAACACTACTTTATTAAGCAGTGAATTGACTGCTGTAACGGTGCACATGagattaataatattttaaagcaCACTTATTCATCATGAAATATCTATTGTATCGTATACAAGCCCACATACATCCATCTATCTGTTACATTCTTATAATTGAACCAAGTATACCCTGCCCTGCAAGTAATGGGTATATTTAGTTAGTTTGGTGGGTGTGTCAGCCAAGAATGAATTGGTATAAAAGTCTAAGCAATAgtttattaaatatcaaatcaaTGTGATTCATAACAAATCTCCCTATCCAGGTCCACGTCCACTTACAACCCGAGAAGGTGGCAGAAACTGCGGTACATCTTGGCCCTGCGGCCCTGCAAGCAGCCGTACAGCTCGTTGATCTTGAGGCAGTCGATCTTGCTGATGGTCTTTCGCTGCCCGATCCTAACTCCAGGTTGTAGAGGGGTCATGGTGGGCTTCTCCCCCTTCCGCTTGCTGAAGTAAAACTCGCCGTAGTGCATCACGGAGTTGTAGTCGTAGTCGAAGGCGTACTTCCCCTTCTTCTTCGACACCAGCTTGAAGTTCTTCCTAAACCGCGGCACGATGTTGTCCCAGTGGATCTTGACAAAGTTGTCCCGATCTGCTCGGGACTGTTCGTGGTATATGCCGATGGCGTGCATCAGCTCGTGCATTATTCTGCCCTCGCTGCTGAAGCAGTGGGCGCTGTTTTCGTCGGGTCCCTGGAGGGACACCACCTGCTCACCTCCTCTTCGGCCCACGTAGGACCAACATCCTTGAGGTCCTTCCAACGGCGGCTCGATCAACAGGTAGTCATCTACCTCCCCGTCGTACGGCACAAAGTGCACACACGTCAGGGAGTTGAAGGTTTTCACGGCTTGAATGATGGCCTGTCTTTCCGGATTTGCGTACCGCGGACTTATCTCGAAGGGAATCGTTCCATTGGGCCACAGTCGTTTTGGATGCCTCATTGGATTGACGCCCAGGCGCAGGGTGATGTAGGTGTACGGATCAATGGCGATGTCGCCTTGGAACAAGCGGGGCATGGTCTCCGGATCGTCGATTCCCAGATCGTCGTCACCAATGTCGGGACCGTAAGGATCGTATTCATCTGAAATGGGTTTCAAAACTATTTCAGAAACAGTAGCGTATGGTAATTAGACCTCATAATAttccatataaatatatacgtatcTATGTGATgttataaatgaaaaaataggATACTTTTAAAAGATTCTTCACTTTGAAGCTGACACTAGAAAAGATCTTTAGATCTTCACAACTCAAATCGAACAAAAATGCACCTAGTGATTAATAGTGATCTTGGGATAAACTGGGAGTGGAACGAACCTTCCGCCACACTGGTGAACTCATGCTCGAAGAAATCCACTCCAGCGGGATACTGGCGGACAGGGAGCTTGGCGCTTTCACTGAGCGTTGGTGCGGATAGCACCActagcaccaccagcagcacagCCACCTGCAGCACCACTGATCCACTCAACTGAGCACACATTATAGAGCTGGGATTCGGCTTGGCTGTGACTATATTTCCATTCGATCGCTGTTTGCTCACTCTTTCCGCGCCACAATCATGCCGCATTCAAACCGAACGGCTGCACACGAAATTGGTAACTGAACCTGGCTCGATGGCCCAAGAGCTCCGGAGCCCAGGCGGCTACCAAAGTCTGCAGTCTTGGCAccttaatttatgcaaaatgtgcgaaaataaaactaaataacgCCGACACGTTGGGCAGACGCCACGCAATCCGGCGGCGTGTAAACAAAACCCAAATCTATGCCctctcactttttttttacacccATTACTCTCTGATCAAACAGCACTAAGTCGCCTCGATGAAGCCCAGCTTAAACTCTACGAAACTCTCCGATTAAGCCCGGCTCAAACTCGGCTGGGCGCTCACGTAATTTAAGCCGAGTTAGCGGCTTTGGCCAACGACCATTCAATGATTTTCGGTAGGCCGGCCACATACTACCAAAACTCTCTTTCTGGCTGACGGAGTGCTTTCGCTTGCGAGTCGGCCTAAAGTGTAAAAATGTGCTATTTATTAAGAGGCAACAGTTTAATGAAAATCGTatatcatacatacatacatcatacatatgatgtacatatgtacatatgagtaataaaccaatttatgtttttgctgCAAGGGCATTGCTGCCGCGAATCTCTTTTTCAACTTATCGTTGTCGTTGGTCAGGCTCACGATGGCGCCAAAAGTTTACATACAATGAAATTCGCCAATTGATTTCCGCTTGAGCTACTTCCGGTTTTACCAAGAGCAGACTTCGAATGTaacatgcttggaaaatggcCCAAACGGAACCCACAATCATTAGCTCAAATGTTAGATACATATGCTAGttattttactattttaaTACACATTGTAATACCAATCTAAAGGTCTCATTATTGTTAAGTTGCAATTCTACCACTGTAGAACtattatatatgtactatTATATTCAGATCCTTTAATCAGGGTATTTAGGTATTGACCTTTTTTTCGCGTGCAAACTACTCAACTGTCTTTCTCACTGTCTGCCAGTATGCCTGGCTTTTAActtgtttgtgtttgagtTTGTATTTGAGTCTGTCTGTTTGTTGGATGGTTTTGATATGTGACACCTTGGCTGGAGCTGCACTGTGCACTTTGCACTTTGCACTTTCTGGGTCTCCAATTAGTCAGTTGGCAGCCTAAGCTGTTAACCCGGAATGGCTTATCTCCATCTGGGCGGGGCTTATTTGACAATCCATTTTAATCGGTCATCATTAATTAGGCGAAATTAGTTTTCCGTCTTAATTAgcataacaacaacagtgcgGGAATCTGGCTCAAACAGATCGCATCGCGATAGCCCGAATGAATTTACTTACATGTGTGGCGAATGAAGTTTGCATTTCCAAATAGCCGAGTTAATCGAGGGCTTTCGCTTTactacaaattatttatttaccaggAAAGAGGGAAAATTAGTGTATTAGTGgaggtaaataataaattaaagaattACTATTTCCAGGCAATCTTACATTGTATCTAGGATGAATTACAGAAATTACagattatatataatatttaaagcaaCAGGACTCTTTTGCtctgatttaaattttaaccTTAAAGCATTCAACTTTTGAGAATGAATCTCAAGGTATGAAAATAGCTCGGAGCACTGAagtaaaaagtgaaaagtcgACAGCcacataaaatattgattattCGTTTGAAAACCCTTTTGCTTCTCACGGAAAATATGCTCTGCAGTAGTTGTCTTTGTCTTGCCCGACTGACTGATTGTCAATATGGACTGTAATTGTCATATTTCATTGGCCTGCAATCGTAAACCTGTccttgccccgccccctttagCCCACTTTCGCCCAGTTCGCCCACTTTAACCCATTGAGAGCTGTGGACTGCTGAGGGTCTGTCTTCGATTGAGTCCGCCACTTGACTTTATGTGTCAGctgggcaataaaaatgcGACACCGAGTAATTTTGCGCCACACACAGGGTCTGCATTAGAAAGAGATGGGGCCagggagcgaaagagacgggggCAGGGAAGAAGAGAGAGATGGCGAAAGACAGGCATCAAAggcaaaacacaaacaatcgAAGTCGAGCGAGCCCAAAGTCAAAACCCGGCGACTAATTCAAAGTTGTCACGTAATAAAACATCGAAGAAACATCGaagccaaaaacaataagCCACAAAGGCGACAAACAATCAAAGAAATACGAAAACaccaggaaaaaaaaaacgaaaatactggaaatttgcatattttttcgAGGCAAAGACAGCCGGCAACCATCGAGGGCGACAAGAAATTTAACAAagtacaaattgttatttgatttgattacaTAATGACGCCACACATACCCCATCATCTGCCTTTTGCaatttgcctttgtttctgttttggtttctgtttctgttttcatTCAGCCCCTCGAATGTTTTGGTTTTCGCCTCACATCGGTTTATTTTGACACCAAAAACTGATATCTCCAATTAGATTTGCAGCtgaattaattgaattgcattaaGGCGGCTTCGGTGATTTGTGGCCGAGTTGATAGCAACAACGACTGCATTAATCTGCATAATAGAAAGATAATAATTGCCGCTTGCAAAGCGGCTTaaacggaaatggaatggATTTCTTGGTGGGATCTGCGGAATATTCACAACACGGATTTTTTTGTGGCGTATTAATTATAATGCTCGCTGAAAGGAAACTTTCCCGCCCTTTGTTTCATTCTTTTGCGCTTAATAAAGCGGAAGTGCGAAACTTTTTTATCAAGATTTCCACCGcatggaaaacttttaattcCGCTAATGTCGATTTCGAGATGCTGAAACTTACTGTGGGCGCGTGGGCGGCTCCTGATTTCCCACACAAACGCATATTAATTCCTTCCTAGGCGGACGAGGAAAATCGTTGGCCTAAGACGGCTTAACTGTGGGTAAAAAGAATGCCGGGAAAACTTCGATCAACAATGATGACAACTTAATATTCGACTTGGACTTCCTTTGTGGAATGCTGAGTGGGAAATGTATTCAATCCCGTTAAGTAATTAGAAATAATGGAGCTACACAGCACTCTAATAAAGACggatttgaaaattattatcaataatttttatttgcctatttttaaattagaaCAACATTTCGAcgcatatttataaaacaagCCATACAATTAATCAActataattttgtattaaaaattcataCTTTAATTCTTTACTTTacaatttactttatttttcaataCTGGTCACAGTTTTCATGCGAATTTTGAAGTGTAAAGAGTATGGAAAGAGTATTGCTTATAACAACGAGATACCGATACTTTAATAATACTGAGGGAATaactgaataaataataatttattaaataatacttAACATCTTTTTGTATACAAAGCtgtacatttttgtaatttcaatgtgatatatttcattttatgactttttaCGATTTTCCATGGTAGCTGCGATACATTTGTGGTGATTTTTGTAGTTTGCTGACATATGATGGCACTTGAAGGGCGCCTCGGCTTTCTGCATTTTTGTGGCTCTGGTTTTTCAGCAACTATTGCAAACATTGCCATGGCTCCTCGCCTCCCCCGTCGTTTTTTCCTGCCAGATTCGAttcggcaaataaaaaagaaacgctGTCGTAGGCATTTCCTGAAGTATGCAAATCGGTTTCAGCGCGGTAAACTGCGAATGCCAAGTGAAtgcgataaataaataaaacaataagcGAAAAAAATAGCACATCAAAAATTCAAGGATTTGCATATTGCCAGGAAGGAGAAGCGGTACTGGGAAAAATTAAAGTTTGATCAAGTATTTACTATTCTTGTACATGATATCAATTTTAACACCTTCGTTAAGCGCACATGTTTTGGTGATAAATAGTTGTACGTAGATTAGTGTTGAATAAGGCACATTGCACATCTACATATAATGGTCGAACAACTTTAGGACCTGAACAAAATGAAGTTTAATAGAATCCAACAAAAATAGTAAACACTTATTGTTGTCAAGTAGAgatttgttgttgtagcttgaaattaattttccgaGTGTGTCGCCAGATCTTTTAGTTGCTTGCGTggcaattataaattattcacaTTGCTAAATTTTTATCATATCAATGTGAGAGTTGCCTGCTGTCCCCAGGGGCTCTGCCACTGACTCCCAGTATCTGaatctgactctgactctgtCCTGTCCGTCCTATCCCCCCTCCCTCCTCTGCCACCTTTCCTCTGGGGCGGCACGCAAAGTTCATTTAGATGCATGCCCCCAGATAGACGGGCAGCCATCCATTGCTCCGCCCACTTCGTTGCCCACTTTTAGGCAAATTGCTTGAAATTGTTTGTAGGCCGCAGGGCCGGCAAATCGCCAACTGCTTGAGTCGGAAATTAAAAGCAGCACTTGAGCAGCAGCCCCCGGAACCCCTTCTCCAGTCACCCAAGCCCGGCCACCCTACAACCTCCAGCCAACACCCGACACTCCGATTCACCCGGCTATATGCTATATCTGGCAAATGAATCAGACCTAACCAGGCTGACACCCCGAATGCTTAGACCTggccataaattcaatttgttggctGGCTGCCTCGAGTCACCTGGCAGTCCCATTCTTAGCTGCACAGGGAGAAAATGtggaattaaataatatatatagttttcaattacaaatagCTACGAATTGTGGGACAAGGGGGGTtccatatataaaaaatatgtttttataactCTAAAGGCCCTATTGCAAATACGTATACTAACTTTCTTTCTCAAgcatttctctctgtgtacgAGTGGTGTATTCTGCCTCGTCCTGGACACGTGCTAATGCACAAAGCTGGACGTCATTTGTCTCTCACTGCTGCGCGTTTATCACATTTTATCAATTGTCCAGACGTATCCGCTGCTCAATCAGCTGTCCTTCCTCGACCAAGGAGTCACAAATAAATGGTCAGAAGGCCTTGGAGCCAACTACAGGCATTTGTGGGCCCACCGCACAATTAGTGACAAATTTAGAATTGACCAATCTGTAATTACATCAAAGCTTTAAGGCGACTTACTCCACGTCAGTTTGGTTGTTTTAAGTGGCACACATTATGGAATGTTCCTTTTCATTCTCTATATTCTATAATCCATCCAGTTCAAAGCATAAAACCTACCTATATAATACAAAGAAAATAcacttattaaaaataagacacattttccatttaattatgcTCAGAGGGCTTATCTCTTATTGACTTCGTGGAACTGCAAGTGCAATGCCATTAATTTGCGATAAGAATTCAGTTTGATTTTCTATAAAACACTCTCCCATTGTAGGAGTGGGTATATTGATTTCAGTCAAAAGCTTGCAACGGGAGAGGGAGAAATTTGTGATCATATAATCATATAATAGGTATAAACAGTCGAAACGATTTTGCCATGTCTGTCCGTTTATTCATCCGCCCGCATCGAAGCAAACTAGTTGCAAAGTTATCTGGATAAATCAATCACATAAGTGTTGTTTCTACTGGAGaaagtatataatataataagtaTATCGGACATATATGCCATAGGAATATTATGGCAAAGAAAGtacattcattatttttaattcattctAGTTTTTTAACAACATATACTATCAAATGTGgaaagttaattgaaaataatag
Protein-coding sequences here:
- the LOC6726909 gene encoding hatching enzyme 1.2 encodes the protein MRHDCGAERVSKQRSNGNIVTAKPNPSSIMCAQLSGSVVLQVAVLLVVLVVLSAPTLSESAKLPVRQYPAGVDFFEHEFTSVAEDEYDPYGPDIGDDDLGIDDPETMPRLFQGDIAIDPYTYITLRLGVNPMRHPKRLWPNGTIPFEISPRYANPERQAIIQAVKTFNSLTCVHFVPYDGEVDDYLLIEPPLEGPQGCWSYVGRRGGEQVVSLQGPDENSAHCFSSEGRIMHELMHAIGIYHEQSRADRDNFVKIHWDNIVPRFRKNFKLVSKKKGKYAFDYDYNSVMHYGEFYFSKRKGEKPTMTPLQPGVRIGQRKTISKIDCLKINELYGCLQGRRAKMYRSFCHLLGL